The proteins below come from a single Thunnus thynnus chromosome 10, fThuThy2.1, whole genome shotgun sequence genomic window:
- the prpf3 gene encoding U4/U6 small nuclear ribonucleoprotein Prp3 produces MSLPKREVEELRPWVERTVKKVLGFSEPTVVTAALHCVGKGLDKRKTIDQLRPFLDESAGGFVERLFEALEESRSARGNKGAGEKNRKRELKDVFGDEAETVAVQESLDSGDGTAAKRKRVPRFEEVEEPEVIPGPPESPGMLTKMQIKQMMEAATRQIEERKKQLSFASSVPAAPRLQQSQMDAPPASRLLGTPTSAAASGGSSIAPSQAASFMNDAIEKARKAAELQARIQSQLSMKPGILGALGNTGPHNLVALANLHAMGIAPPKVEVKEVNKPTPLILDDKGRTVDASGKEVELTHRMPTLKANIRAVKREQFRQQLKEKPGEDLESTSYFDQRLSLAASQRPRKSFKFHEQGRFEKIAQRIRTKAQLDRLQCEIAQAAKKTGIQASTKLALIAPKKEIGEFEVPSIEWWDSYILPTNVEITPETKFEDLVLFGVTNLVEHPAQISPPVDTDKPVTLGVYLTKKEQKKLRRQTRREGQKEMQEKVRLGLMPPPEPKVRISNLMRVLGTEAVQDPTKVEAHVRAQMAKRQKAHEEANAARKLTAEQRKEKKVKKLKEDLTNGVSIAVYRIRNLQNPAKKFKVEANANQLYLTGTVVLHKDVNLVVVEGGPKSQKKFKRLMMHRVKWEEHNSKRDDPDGDDDTKRNNKCWLIWEGTAKERSFGEMKFKQCPTESMAREHFKKHGTEHYWDLALSQSVLDSTDD; encoded by the exons ATGTCTCTTCCTAAGCGGGAGGTGGAGGAGTTGAGGCCATGGGTGGAGCGCACTGTGAAGAAGGTGCTGGGTTTCTCAGAGCCCACTGTGGTTACTGCAGCTTTGCACTGTGTTGGAAAAGGACTCGACAAAAGGAAGACCATAG ACCAACTGCGTCCCTTCCTTGACGAGTCAGCTGGAGGTTTTGTGGAACGTCTTTTTGAAGCTCTGGAGGAGAGCCGCAGTGCTCGTGGCAACAAAGGAGCTGGAGAAAAGAATCGCAAGAGGGAACTGAAG GATGTGTTCGGTGATGAGGCTGAAACAGTTGCAGTGCAAGAGAGTCTGGACTCAGGAGATGGGACAGCTGCAAAGCGGAAACGGGTCCCTCGTtttgaggaggtggaggagccTGAGGTCATACCTGGACCTCCAGAGAGCCCTGGCATGCTCACCAAAATGCAG ATCAAACAGATGATGGAAGCAGCCACAAGACAGatagaagagaggaagaaacagctGAGCTTTGCCTCTTCAGTCCCTGCTGCACCA CGGTTACAACAGTCGCAGATGGACGCCCCTCCAGCGTCGCGGCTTCTTGGCACTCCCACTTCTGCAGCTGCAAGTGGTGGCTCATCTATCGCTCCCTCCCAGGCTGCTAGCTTCATGAATGATGCTATCGAGAAGGCTCGCAAGGCTGCTGAGCTACAGGCTCGCATCCAGTCCCAGTTGTCCATGAAACCTGGGATCCTCGGAGCCCTGGGGAACACTGGGCCTCACAACCTAGTGGCACTAGCTAACCTGCATGCCATGGGAATTGCTCCACC GAAAGTGGAAGTCAAGGAGGTGAATAAGCCTACACCTCTTATTCTGGATGACAAAGGAAGAACTGTGGATGCCAGTGGCAAAGAGGTTGAACTCACACACCGCATGCCCACACTAAAAG cCAACATTCGAGCAGTAAAGAGAGAGCAGTTCCGacagcagctgaaggagaaacCAGGGGAGGACTTGGAGTCCACTTCTTACTTTGACCAACGTCTGTCTTTAGCAGCATCTCAGCGCCCTCGCAAGAGCTTCAAATTCCACGAACAGGGGCGATTTGAGAAGATTGCTCAAAGAATTAGAACTAAG GCCCAGTTGGATAGGTTACAGTGTGAGATTGCCCAGGCAGCTAAGAAGACAGGAATCCAGGCATCCACCAAACTGGCCCTGATTGCCCCTAAGAAGGAGATTGGAGAATTCGAGGTGCCCAGCATTGAGTGGTGGGATTCTTACATCCTGCCCACCAACGTAGAAAT AACCCCAGAAACAAAATTTGAAGATTTGGTGCTCTTTGGTGTGACCAACCTGGTAGAACATCCTGCTCAAATTAGCCCTCCAG TTGACACAGATAAGCCAGTAACGCTGGGTGTATACCTGACaaagaaagaacagaagaaaCTGAGAAGACAGACACGCCGGGAAGGCCAAAAAGAAATGCAAGAAAAGGTCCGTCTCGGACTGATGCCTCCACCAGAACCAAAAG TACGCATCTCCAACCTGATGAGAGTGTTGGGAACGGAGGCGGTTCAGGACCCTACAAAAGTAGAGGCCCACGTCAGAGCACAGATGGCCAAGAGACAGAA GGCTCATGAGGAGGCTAATGCAGCTCGCAAgctcacagcagagcagaggaaagagaagaaggtCAAGAAGTTAAAAGAAGACCTCACTAATGGTGTTTCTATCGCAGTGTACAG GATCCGTAACCTGCAAAATCCTGCTAAGAAGTTTAAAGTGGAGGCTAATGCCAACCAGCTGTACCTGACTGGCACAGTAGTTCTCCACAAAGATGTCAACCTCGTTGTGGTGGAGGGAG GCCCCAAATCCCAGAAAAAGTTCAAGAGGCTGATGATGCACAGAGTCAAATGGGAGGAACATAACTCTAAAAGAGACG ATcctgatggtgatgatgatacAAAGAGGAACAACAAGTGTTGGTTGATTTGGGAG GGCACAGCTAAAGAACGTAGTTTTGGAGAGATGAAGTTCAAGCAGTGCCCCACCGAGAGCATGGCCAGGGAACACTTCAAGAAACACGGCACAGAACACTACTGGGATCTTGCTCTCAGTCAGAGCGTGTTGGATAGCACAGATGACTGA
- the LOC137191366 gene encoding uncharacterized protein isoform X2 — MQSQGSTSSQPSFDSLSSSDSLLFSDSEQAEDDTDVFLTDSSSSVSIGGTGGVASNGDGGSESPGSQWACDGFTDKEEEEYSSRSGGKAAHIRLDETDPTGQIPKSQGDLLFAQKCAELQGFVRPLLELLNGLKRGRFDRGLSSFQQSVAMDRIQRIVGILQRPNSGEKYLNTLLQVEMMLKLWFPHILTQPVSAASSVATSPARSLQDNTSSTPPHKHRDQLHIPVKKRRLSWTGTDSPTPSPVLLKCPRISAEERRGKQDDDERDHPPPPPPPPPPSLTSDANQNSPDVAGDSQRNEDAKGKDSDGEEPGKLSKPYKAGQSSEPSLTWVHVAPILSPRKACTSHEGTTAAGTSENQLVTAVLPPSRRGSPATQDSSISSTTPYKQPRNLKKPIQCQSQPVAGQQCESETIVTCQGQSQSPHVTLKPLPRVCPTPLET; from the exons ATGCAGTCCCAGGGTAGCACTTCCTCCCAGCCCTCCTTCGACTCCCTGAGCTCCAGCGACAGCCTCCTGTTCAGCGACTCGGAGCAGGCGGAGGATGACACAGACGTCTTCTTGACAGACAGCTCCTCCTCCGTCAGCATCGGAGGAACGGGCGGGGTCGCGTCCAATGGGGACGGAGGATCGGAGAGCCCAGGGTCCCAGTGGGCATGCGACGGCTTCActgacaaagaggaagaggagtacAGTTCGAGGAGCGGCGGCAAGGCAGCTCACATCAGGTTGGACGAGACGGATCCCACCGGCCAGATCCCGAAGTCCCAGGGAGACCTGCTGTTTGCTCAAAAG tgTGCTGAGCTACAGGGTTTTGTCCGGCCCCTGCTAGAGCTGCTGAATGGACTGAAGAGGGGCCGATTCGACCGTG GTTTGAGTAGTTTCCAGCAGAGCGTTGCCATGGACCGAATCCAGAGGATCGTGGgcattttacagagacccaacagcgG gGAGAAGTACTTGAACACTCTCCTCCAGGTGGAGATGATGCTGAAGCTTTGGTTTCCTCATATCCTGACTCAACCCGTCTCTGCAGCCTCCAGCGTCGCCACGTCCCCTGCACGCTCCCTCCAAGACAATACCAGCTCCACCCCGCCGCACAAGCACAGGGATCAGTTACATATTCCCGTCAAG AAACGCAGACTCAGCTGGACAGGTACGGACTCCCCTACACCTTCCCCTGTGCTTCTCAAGTGTCCTCGCATCAGtgcagaagagaggaggggtaagcaagatgatgatgaaagggaccaccctcctcctccgcctcctcctcctcctccatcactgaCATCTGATGCAAACCAAAATTCACCAGATGTGGCCGGTGACAGTCAGCGAAACGAGGACGCAAAGGGAAAGGACAGTGACGGCGAGGAACCGGGCAAGCTATCAAAGCCGTATAAAGCAGGTCAAAGCTCTGAGCCCAGCCTGACGTGGGTGCACGTCGCCCCCATCCTGTCCCCACGGAAGGCGTGCACCTCACACGAGGGCACAACAGCGGCAGGTACCAGCGAAAACCAGCTTGTCACCGCCGTCCTCCCACCCAGCAGGAGGGGCAGTCCGGCTACGCAAGACAGCTCCATCTCTTCTACCACACCTTACAAGCAACCCAGAAATCTAAAGAAGCCAATCCAGTGCCAAAGCCAGCCTGTTGCTGGACAACAGTGTGAGAGTGAGACCATCGTGACCTGCCAGGGTCAAAGCCAATCTCCTCATGTCACACTTAAGCCTTTGCCCAGGGTGTGCCCCACCCCCTTAGAGACCTGA
- the LOC137191366 gene encoding uncharacterized protein isoform X1 produces the protein MQPERKERAMQSQGSTSSQPSFDSLSSSDSLLFSDSEQAEDDTDVFLTDSSSSVSIGGTGGVASNGDGGSESPGSQWACDGFTDKEEEEYSSRSGGKAAHIRLDETDPTGQIPKSQGDLLFAQKCAELQGFVRPLLELLNGLKRGRFDRGLSSFQQSVAMDRIQRIVGILQRPNSGEKYLNTLLQVEMMLKLWFPHILTQPVSAASSVATSPARSLQDNTSSTPPHKHRDQLHIPVKKRRLSWTGTDSPTPSPVLLKCPRISAEERRGKQDDDERDHPPPPPPPPPPSLTSDANQNSPDVAGDSQRNEDAKGKDSDGEEPGKLSKPYKAGQSSEPSLTWVHVAPILSPRKACTSHEGTTAAGTSENQLVTAVLPPSRRGSPATQDSSISSTTPYKQPRNLKKPIQCQSQPVAGQQCESETIVTCQGQSQSPHVTLKPLPRVCPTPLET, from the exons ATGCAGccggagaggaaagagagag CGATGCAGTCCCAGGGTAGCACTTCCTCCCAGCCCTCCTTCGACTCCCTGAGCTCCAGCGACAGCCTCCTGTTCAGCGACTCGGAGCAGGCGGAGGATGACACAGACGTCTTCTTGACAGACAGCTCCTCCTCCGTCAGCATCGGAGGAACGGGCGGGGTCGCGTCCAATGGGGACGGAGGATCGGAGAGCCCAGGGTCCCAGTGGGCATGCGACGGCTTCActgacaaagaggaagaggagtacAGTTCGAGGAGCGGCGGCAAGGCAGCTCACATCAGGTTGGACGAGACGGATCCCACCGGCCAGATCCCGAAGTCCCAGGGAGACCTGCTGTTTGCTCAAAAG tgTGCTGAGCTACAGGGTTTTGTCCGGCCCCTGCTAGAGCTGCTGAATGGACTGAAGAGGGGCCGATTCGACCGTG GTTTGAGTAGTTTCCAGCAGAGCGTTGCCATGGACCGAATCCAGAGGATCGTGGgcattttacagagacccaacagcgG gGAGAAGTACTTGAACACTCTCCTCCAGGTGGAGATGATGCTGAAGCTTTGGTTTCCTCATATCCTGACTCAACCCGTCTCTGCAGCCTCCAGCGTCGCCACGTCCCCTGCACGCTCCCTCCAAGACAATACCAGCTCCACCCCGCCGCACAAGCACAGGGATCAGTTACATATTCCCGTCAAG AAACGCAGACTCAGCTGGACAGGTACGGACTCCCCTACACCTTCCCCTGTGCTTCTCAAGTGTCCTCGCATCAGtgcagaagagaggaggggtaagcaagatgatgatgaaagggaccaccctcctcctccgcctcctcctcctcctccatcactgaCATCTGATGCAAACCAAAATTCACCAGATGTGGCCGGTGACAGTCAGCGAAACGAGGACGCAAAGGGAAAGGACAGTGACGGCGAGGAACCGGGCAAGCTATCAAAGCCGTATAAAGCAGGTCAAAGCTCTGAGCCCAGCCTGACGTGGGTGCACGTCGCCCCCATCCTGTCCCCACGGAAGGCGTGCACCTCACACGAGGGCACAACAGCGGCAGGTACCAGCGAAAACCAGCTTGTCACCGCCGTCCTCCCACCCAGCAGGAGGGGCAGTCCGGCTACGCAAGACAGCTCCATCTCTTCTACCACACCTTACAAGCAACCCAGAAATCTAAAGAAGCCAATCCAGTGCCAAAGCCAGCCTGTTGCTGGACAACAGTGTGAGAGTGAGACCATCGTGACCTGCCAGGGTCAAAGCCAATCTCCTCATGTCACACTTAAGCCTTTGCCCAGGGTGTGCCCCACCCCCTTAGAGACCTGA